CCCCACCACCGACCAGCTCACGCGCTCGACCCTCGACCTCGTGGTGGCGGGCACCCGTGACGCCGTGATGATGGTGGAGGCCGGGGCGCAGGTCGTGGATGAGGAGACGATGGTGGGCGCCATCGAATTCGCCCACGCGGAGATGCAGGGCGTCCTGTCCCTGATCGAGCAGATGCGGGCCGAACTCGGGGCGCCCAAGTTCAACTTCCTGGCGGAAGGCGACCTCGCCCCCGACCTCGTGCCCGAACTGGCCGAGGCGGCGCGGACGGCGGGCCTGCGCGACGCGCTGCTCACCGTGAAGAAGAAGGAGCGCGGCGCCAATCTCAAGGCCCTGCGCGACCGCATCATTCAGGACCGCATGATCGAGGGCGAGGTCGAGGGGGCCGAGGAACGCATCGTGGCCTTGAAGGCCGCCTTCGGCAAGGTGGAAAAGCAGGAGTTGCGCCGCCTGATTCTGGAAGAGGACCTGCGGGCCGACGGCCGCAACTCGCGCACCGTGCGCCCCATCTGGATCGAGGCCCGGCCCCTGCCCCGCGCCCACGGCAGCGCGATCTTCACGCGCGGCGAGACGCAGGTGCTGGGCGTCGCCACCCTGGGCACCGAGCGCGACGAGCTGCTGGTGGACGACCTGACCACCGAGGACAATGACCGCTTCCTGCTGCACTACAACTTCCCGCCCTACTCCACCGGCGAGGTCAAGCGCATGGGCGGGCAGTCCCGGCGCGAGGTCGGGCACGGGCACCTCGCCAAGCGGGCGATTCGGGCGGTGCTCCCCTCCTTCGAGGAGTTCCCCTACGTGCTGCGCGTGGTGGGCGAGGTGCTGGAGTCCAACGGGTCGTCGAGCATGGCGACCGTGTGCGCCGGGACCCTCGCGCTGATGGACGCGGGCGTGCCCCTCAAGGCCCCGGTCGCAGGCGTGGCGATGGGCCTCGTGATCGAGGACGGCAAATACCGCATCCTCACCGACATCCTGGGCCTGGAAGACGCGCTCGGCGACATGGACTTCAAGGTCTGCGGGACCGCCGAGGGGGTCACGGCCCTCCAGATGGACATCAAGGTGGGCGGCATCACCCCGGCGATCATGCGGGAAGCGCTCGCCCAGGCCCGCGAGGCCCGCCTGCACATCCTGGGCAAGATGGCCGAGGTGCTGCCCGCGCCGCGCCCCGAGCTGTCCCCCACCGCTCCCCGCATCGTCAGCCTCAAGATCAACCCCGAGTTGATCGGCAAGGTGATCGGCCCCGGCGGCAAGCAGATCCGCGAACTCGAAGCGATGGGCGCCCAGATCACGGTCGAGGAAGACGGCTCGGTCCGCATCTTCTCCGCCGACAGCGCCGCCGCCGAAGCCGTCCGCGCCCGCATCGAGGGCCTGACCAAGACCGCCCGCGTGGGCGAGGAGTACGAGGGCACGGTGGTCAAGACCGCGCCCTTCGGCGCCTTCGTCAACCTCTTCCCCGGTCAGGACGGCATGCTGCACATCTCGCAGATGAGCGAGGAGCGCATCAATGCCGTCGAGGACGTGCTGAACGTGGGCGACAAACTGCGCGTCAAGATCGCCAACATCGACGACCGGGGCAAGATCGACCTGATTCGCCCCGAACTGGAGGGCAAGATCGCCCCCCGCGAGCCGCGCCCCGCCCGCGCAGGCGGCGGCGACCGGGGAGGGCGCCCGCCGCGCCGGGACTGACCCCAGGCAAGAGAGGCCGCCTTTCCTTGGGGAGGGGCGGCCTCGTCTTATCGGGTGAGCAGGCTTTTACTGCCCCGCCAACCCGAGATCCTGCACGGTTCCCGAGTAACCGACCACCGCCGTGATGGTGTTCTTGCCGCGCTGGAACAGATAGGTCTGGCTGCGGGGCGTCCTCGCGCCTCCTTGACCTTCCTGTACCCGCCCTTCTGGAGACCGGCGAGCACGTAAGCGGTCTGCGCCGCGCCCGTCTTGGCCTCCAGGGCCTACATCTCGGTCCACTTCACCCCGGGCATCGCCTGCTTGAAGGTGAGGTGCAGCGGGCCGCAGATCGGCGTGAGCTGCCGCGTGTCCTTGAACAGGCTGTTGGCGACGGTGCCGGGCTTGACCGGGCAGGCCAGGGCCGAGGAA
This region of Deinococcus sp. HSC-46F16 genomic DNA includes:
- the pnp gene encoding polyribonucleotide nucleotidyltransferase produces the protein MIGKTYTTVLGGRELSIETGRLAKLVSGSVTLRYGDTLLLVTAQAREEKSTLDFLPLTVEFEERHYAVGKIPGSFHRREGRPGERAILSARITDRQIRPLFPKGYRHETQVIITVLSADQQNLPDVLGPIGASAALSISDIPWGGPTACVRVGLIDGGYVLNPTTDQLTRSTLDLVVAGTRDAVMMVEAGAQVVDEETMVGAIEFAHAEMQGVLSLIEQMRAELGAPKFNFLAEGDLAPDLVPELAEAARTAGLRDALLTVKKKERGANLKALRDRIIQDRMIEGEVEGAEERIVALKAAFGKVEKQELRRLILEEDLRADGRNSRTVRPIWIEARPLPRAHGSAIFTRGETQVLGVATLGTERDELLVDDLTTEDNDRFLLHYNFPPYSTGEVKRMGGQSRREVGHGHLAKRAIRAVLPSFEEFPYVLRVVGEVLESNGSSSMATVCAGTLALMDAGVPLKAPVAGVAMGLVIEDGKYRILTDILGLEDALGDMDFKVCGTAEGVTALQMDIKVGGITPAIMREALAQAREARLHILGKMAEVLPAPRPELSPTAPRIVSLKINPELIGKVIGPGGKQIRELEAMGAQITVEEDGSVRIFSADSAAAEAVRARIEGLTKTARVGEEYEGTVVKTAPFGAFVNLFPGQDGMLHISQMSEERINAVEDVLNVGDKLRVKIANIDDRGKIDLIRPELEGKIAPREPRPARAGGGDRGGRPPRRD